The proteins below come from a single Leptidea sinapis chromosome Z, ilLepSina1.1, whole genome shotgun sequence genomic window:
- the LOC126978488 gene encoding uncharacterized protein LOC126978488 produces the protein METESNALLEILRMKHENGTQEAPRESQQGVRVKLRALLVALLGVSMSACAFASQPVELELDDEEVSQKLNKVSLARRITKPTIRIVMGYGRLSAFVTAISSLLLLIAVMSKQSWWQRGARWLAAPALLVTALEATSDASDAILSAISRGGAEPVRIILQTISACLLITVEILIWYFIAKFFEYSPPLSEENKIEMETTSMSDAL, from the exons ATGGAGACAGAGAGCAACGCCCTTTTAGAAATCCTACGAATGAAACATGAGAATGGCAcg CAAGAAGCACCGAGGGAAAGTCAACAGGGAGTTAGAGTTAAATTGAGAGCATTGCTTGTTGCTCTGTTGGGAGTTTCCATGTCAGCGTGTGCCTTCGCTTCTCAACCTGTTGAATTGGAGCTAGATGATGAAGAAGTGTCCCAAAAACTCAATAAAGTCAGTCTTGCAAGACG AATAACAAAGCCAACAATACGGATAGTAATGGGGTACGGAAGGTTGAGTGCATTCGTTACTGCAATTTCATCGTTATTGCTGCTTATTGCTGTTATGTCGAAG CAATCGTGGTGGCAACGGGGTGCTCGTTGGTTGGCAGCACCCGCCCTGCTAGTGACAGCATTGGAGGCCACCTCAGACGCAAGCGATGCAATCCTGTCAGCAATCTCAAGAGGTGGTGCCGAACCAGTACGAATAATTCTACAAACTATATCTGCATGTCTTCTCATCACCGTGGAGATCTTAATCTG GTATTTCATCGCAAAATTCTTCGAATACAGTCCACCTCTTTCCGAAGAAAATAAAATCGAAATGGAAACTACATCTATGTCCGATGCGTTGTAA